The following coding sequences are from one Euwallacea fornicatus isolate EFF26 chromosome 8, ASM4011564v1, whole genome shotgun sequence window:
- the LOC136340810 gene encoding dnaJ homolog dnj-5 has protein sequence MSEATRGTSSNDTRDKIIRDMTSDVCNNQGQYMPLGFPSQQNVAHPIGWSAPAASTPFLNYGLHYQEASLNQGYMHQGNLMFESGMFQKNMNPPEYNGYTNIRPNSVPQTMYNNYPQTVITDNIIHDPLVQNSTHSQVFDNLVGNWSLPNNTGTYSPFGNTDTFKPTSLFEFQAQNVEVPEKENKFKQADFVADKFNFNNDFKKTRPLAEVKPMRPSYSDVLTKPVPATSNVKPIKSEIKDVKVKNKDSRKNGKIDKTVKVSNMLNRSNTNNDIKDLPIDKPFSTSKPERKSIKASQLNRKWNSLDNIAEPSVKIEEPKRVKKQEEVYSTKPLNKVKNKLNKNLNSFSDEVSDDTGKNESASVIKNLSKKTKSSVRPKQNDNSSTFSERPSSKRNQKARRRDNHHIVEVLVEKAKLYVKGWWKMFTVLTLWLVHLISDVCSLSIHLGHDFALNSWTQLKFFWKSFTITSETILKRFRMTAWIWNKFEQNFKKKDSNSKFEEETNSFLNNGLDTNISMPTTGDEAMKRLLACKGKDPYSILGVTPKCSDDDIKKYYKRQAFLVHPDKNNQPGSEEAFKILVHAFDMIGTPERRAIYDRGVAESAFVVQNFSQMAELLQQLQQKMEMNANTIRCSACGDRHKRIKMDRPSYAARNCKTCKIHHAAREGDIWAETRCFGFLWHYYACMEGSVYDISDWASCQKETLKHLKPDTHQVQYRIALGKQNSSQPRRSSQTARMDKPDLENLLNSLYGHESGGSSRRKNKNRK, from the exons ATGTCAGAAGCGACAAGAGGGACGTCATCTAATGACACCAGAGACAAAATTATTCGGGATATGACCTCAGACGTTTGTAATAACCAGGGCCAATACATGCCACTTGGATTTCCATCTCAACAAAATGTTGCACACCCCATCGGTTGGAGCGCACCGGCAGCCTCCACTCCTTTCCTAAATTATGGTCTGCATTACCAAGAAGCCTCGTTAAATCAAGGTTACATGCATCAAGGCAACTTGATGTTTGAATctggaatgtttcaaaaaaacatgaaCCCTCCTGAATACAATGGGTACACTAACATAAGACCCAATAGTGTTCCTCAAACGatgtataataattatcctcagaCAGTGATCACAGATAATATCATTCATGATCCACTAGTCCAAAACTCGACCCATTCAcaagtttttgataatttggtTGGCAATTGGAGTTTGCCTAATAATACTGGGACTTATAGTCCATTCGGTAACACTGATACCTTTAAGCCAACAAGCTTGTTTGAGTTTCAAGCTCAAAATGTTGAAGTTCCAGAGAAAGAAAACAAGTTCAAACAGGCTGATTTTGTTGCGGATAAATTCAACTTTAATAATGATTTCAAGAAAACTAGGCCTTTAGCTGAAGTAAAACCTATGAGACCCAGCTATTCAGATGTTCTCACCAAACCAGTTCCTGCAACCAGCAATGTAAAACCTATAAAAAGCGAAATTAAGGAtgtcaaagtaaaaaataaagattctCGTAAAAATGGCAAGATTGATAAGACTgttaaagtttcaaatatGTTGAATCGAAGCAACACTAATAATGATATTAAAGATCTCCCAATTGACAAACCATTCTCAACTTCTAAGCCTGAAAGAAAATCTATTAAGGCTAGTCAGTTAAACAGAAAGTGGAACTCCTTGGATAACATTGCTGAACCTTCGGTGAAGATTGAGGAACCTAAGAGAGTCAAGAAGCAAGAAGAAGTTTACAGCACAAAACCACtaaataaagtgaaaaataaattgaacaaaaatttaaatagctTCTCAGATGAAGTGTCAGATGATACTGGTAAAAATGAATCAGCaagtgttattaaaaatttgtccaAGAAAACCAAGAGTTCAGTGAGGCCAAAGCAAAATGATAACTCTAGCACCTTTTCTGAAAGACCATCCTCAAAGAGGAATCAAAAAGCTAGAAGAAGAGATAATCACCATATAGTTG aaGTTCTGGtagaaaaagcaaaattataTGTGAAAGGATGGTggaaaatgtttacggttTTGACATTATGGCTGGTTCATTTGATCTCTGATGTCTGCAGTCTTAGTATTCATTTAGGCCATGATTT tGCACTGAATTCATGGACTCAACTgaaatttttctggaaatcaTTTACAATTACCAGTGAAACAATCTTGAAAAGATTTCGTATGACTGCCTGGATTTGGaacaaatttgaacaaaattttaagaaaaaagacagcaactctaaatttgaagaagaGACCAACAGCTTTCTTAATAATGGTTTGGACACTAATATTAGTATGCCTACTACTGGGGATGAAGCCATGAAACG gtTACTAGCCTGCAAAGGCAAAGACCCCTACAGCATATTAGGTGTAACCCCTAAGTGCAGCGACgacgatattaaaaaatattacaaaagaCAAGCATTTTTAGTACATCCAGACAAAAATAATCAACCCGGATCTGAAGaagctttcaaaattttggtgCATGCATTTGATATGATTGGAACTCCTGAAAGAAGAGCCATTTATGACAGAG GAGTTGCAGAATCAGCATTTGTTGTGCAAAATTTCAGTCAAATGGCTGAACTTTTGCAGCAACTTCAGcagaaaatggaaatgaaTGCAAACACTATAAGATGCAGCGCATGTGGGGATCGACACAAACGAATCAAAATGGATCGACCGAGTTATGCAGCTAGAAATTGCAAAACTTGCAAGATCCATCATGCTGCGAGAGAAG GTGATATATGGGCGGAAACAAGATGCTTTGGTTTCCTTTGGCACTACTATGCTTGCATGGAAGGTTCGGTCTATGATATTAGTGACTGGGCTAGTTGCCAAAAGGAAACCTTGAAGCATCTAAAGCCTGACACACATCAGGTTCAATACAGGATCGCTTTGGGCAAACAAAATTCTAGCCAACCTAGGCGGAGCAGCCAAACCGCTCGAATGGATAAGCctgatttggaaaatttgttgaattcTTTATATGGTCATGAAAGTGGCGGATCTTCGCgacgaaagaataaaaatagaaaatag